The following are encoded in a window of Candidatus Fluviicola riflensis genomic DNA:
- a CDS encoding deoxyribonuclease HsdR, with amino-acid sequence MSKQSEQVLEEKLVGHLQKLGYQYISVTDEKSLLANLKSQLEKHNNISLSAPEFEKVLNILNKGSVFEKSKTLRQKQHITRDNGDNLYFEFLNTEHWCQNQYQVLNQMEGEGKYKNRYDVTILINGLPLVHIELKRKGLELKEAFNQINRYQRHSFEANTALYQYVQIFIISNGVNTKYYANNRGQSFKQTFYWTDVENKRQTNILEGFADTFLEPCHLSKMICKYIVLNEVYKIPMILRPYQFYAVEALIDRVKNTTKNGYIWHTTGSGKTLTSFKASQILIKLPEVHKVVFVVDRKDLDYQTTKEFNSFSDGCIDGTDNTSNLVKQFTGTYTDKKGEAKNTDLIVTTIQKLNTAITKLSYENKMTDLKDKRIIFIFDECHRSQFGDTHKRVKEFFTNAQMFGFTGTPIFADNANKNDLGKRTTKDLFEDCLHKYVITDAIKDENVLKFSVEYVGRYTYKDDSETHVDIEVEDIDTQELMEDEGRLEKISDYIIAHHNRKTHNRDFSAMFCVDSVKTLTKYYDLFKRKKVEGKHNLNIATIFSYAANEDDLAANGFLPEELSIVEEPKVLYGLHAHRREKLDEYIEDYNQIYTTNYSTKTSEDFYNYYNDISKKLKDRERNPENANHRIDILLVVNMFLTGFDAKKVNTLYVDKNLKYHGLIQAYSRTNRILNEQKSQGNMVVFRNLKSRTDEAITLFSNKEAIEVIIMKPYEDYTAKFDEAFENLLKITPSVDSVNDLETEDDEFQFIQAFRELIRIKNILTAFSDFKWADIKMSEQLFENYKSKYLDLYDKVKSNNQKEKVSILEDVDFELELIHRDDINVAYIVQMLIKLKADKEKDASKAEKEIFNLLNTESTLRSKKELIEKFISENLPVINDPGEISSMFNEFWDEERQKEFSKIVSEENLSAEKTEKLIEDYLFAEREPLRDEVLELIIGEKPGLLKRKAIGDRILKRIIDFVETFMNGMNLV; translated from the coding sequence ATGTCTAAACAATCTGAACAAGTATTAGAAGAGAAATTAGTTGGCCACCTGCAAAAACTGGGTTACCAATACATTTCTGTTACCGACGAAAAAAGCCTTTTGGCGAACCTCAAATCACAATTAGAGAAACACAATAATATCTCTTTATCAGCCCCGGAATTTGAAAAAGTGTTGAACATTCTTAACAAAGGTTCTGTTTTTGAAAAGTCGAAAACGCTTCGTCAAAAGCAACATATTACAAGAGACAACGGAGACAATCTCTATTTTGAATTTCTGAATACAGAGCACTGGTGCCAAAATCAATACCAGGTTCTTAATCAAATGGAAGGAGAGGGCAAGTATAAAAACCGTTATGATGTCACCATACTCATCAACGGATTGCCATTGGTTCACATTGAATTAAAGCGAAAAGGATTGGAATTGAAAGAAGCGTTCAACCAGATTAACCGGTATCAACGTCATTCGTTTGAAGCCAATACGGCGCTGTATCAGTACGTGCAGATTTTCATTATCAGCAACGGAGTCAACACAAAGTATTACGCCAATAACCGAGGTCAAAGTTTCAAGCAGACGTTTTACTGGACAGATGTTGAAAATAAACGACAGACCAATATTCTCGAGGGGTTTGCAGATACTTTTTTAGAACCGTGTCATCTGAGCAAAATGATTTGCAAATACATTGTGTTAAATGAAGTGTATAAGATTCCGATGATCTTGAGGCCCTACCAGTTTTATGCGGTAGAAGCACTGATTGACCGGGTCAAAAACACGACAAAAAACGGGTATATCTGGCATACAACCGGTTCAGGAAAAACACTGACATCGTTCAAAGCAAGTCAGATTTTAATCAAATTACCCGAAGTTCATAAAGTGGTTTTTGTGGTCGATAGAAAAGACCTGGATTACCAAACCACGAAAGAATTTAACAGTTTCAGCGACGGTTGTATAGACGGAACAGACAACACCAGCAATCTGGTAAAACAGTTCACGGGAACATACACAGACAAAAAAGGAGAAGCCAAAAACACGGACTTAATAGTCACCACCATTCAAAAGCTCAACACTGCCATCACCAAGCTGAGTTACGAGAACAAAATGACTGATTTGAAAGACAAGCGGATCATTTTCATTTTTGATGAGTGTCACCGTAGTCAGTTTGGCGACACACATAAACGCGTAAAAGAATTCTTCACCAATGCTCAGATGTTTGGGTTTACCGGTACACCTATTTTTGCCGACAATGCAAATAAAAATGACTTAGGTAAACGAACTACAAAAGACCTTTTTGAAGATTGCCTTCATAAGTATGTTATTACAGATGCCATAAAAGACGAAAATGTACTAAAGTTTTCTGTTGAATATGTTGGTCGGTATACCTACAAAGATGATAGTGAAACGCATGTTGATATTGAGGTAGAAGACATTGATACGCAGGAGTTAATGGAAGATGAAGGGCGGCTGGAGAAAATTTCGGACTATATCATTGCCCATCACAATCGCAAAACGCATAACCGTGATTTTTCGGCAATGTTTTGTGTTGATAGTGTAAAGACATTGACCAAATACTATGATTTATTCAAACGCAAAAAAGTAGAAGGGAAACACAATTTAAATATTGCAACCATTTTTAGTTATGCCGCTAACGAAGACGATTTGGCTGCGAATGGTTTTTTACCTGAAGAGCTTTCGATTGTTGAGGAACCCAAAGTTTTATACGGCCTTCACGCGCATAGGAGGGAAAAACTCGACGAATATATTGAAGATTATAATCAAATCTACACCACCAATTATTCCACAAAAACAAGCGAGGATTTTTACAATTATTACAACGATATATCCAAAAAGTTAAAAGATCGTGAGCGGAATCCGGAAAATGCCAATCATCGTATTGATATCCTGTTGGTAGTGAACATGTTTTTGACAGGTTTTGATGCCAAAAAAGTCAACACTCTTTACGTTGATAAGAACTTGAAGTATCATGGTTTGATTCAGGCTTATAGTCGGACCAATCGCATTTTAAACGAGCAGAAATCGCAAGGAAACATGGTGGTTTTCCGCAACCTTAAAAGCAGAACAGACGAAGCTATTACTTTGTTTAGCAACAAGGAAGCCATTGAGGTAATCATCATGAAGCCCTATGAAGATTATACCGCCAAATTTGATGAAGCTTTCGAAAATCTTTTGAAAATAACCCCTTCAGTTGATAGTGTAAATGATCTTGAAACCGAAGATGATGAGTTTCAATTTATTCAGGCTTTTCGTGAGTTGATTCGGATAAAAAATATTCTTACTGCCTTCTCTGACTTTAAATGGGCGGATATTAAAATGAGCGAACAACTTTTTGAGAATTACAAAAGTAAGTACCTGGATCTGTACGATAAAGTAAAAAGCAATAATCAAAAAGAGAAAGTTTCCATTTTAGAAGACGTTGACTTTGAATTGGAATTAATACACCGCGATGATATTAATGTTGCTTATATCGTTCAAATGCTGATTAAACTGAAGGCCGATAAAGAAAAAGATGCTTCAAAGGCAGAAAAAGAAATTTTCAACCTCTTGAATACCGAATCAACTCTTCGAAGCAAAAAAGAATTGATTGAAAAATTCATTTCAGAAAACCTTCCTGTAATCAACGATCCTGGTGAAATTTCTTCGATGTTTAATGAATTTTGGGATGAAGAACGGCAAAAGGAATTTTCAAAGATTGTGTCAGAAGAAAATTTGTCAGCAGAAAAAACCGAAAAGCTTATTGAAGATTATTTGTTTGCAGAAAGAGAGCCACTTAGAGATGAAGTACTGGAACTTATTATTGGTGAAAAACCTGGTCTGTTGAAACGTAAAGCCATCGGGGATCGAATCCTAAAACGAATTATCGACTTTGTTGAGACGTTTATGAATGGGATGAATTTGGTTTGA
- a CDS encoding nitroreductase family protein, whose product MEKTDSIFINGHRHLRYNGQSLTPGESIERSKSFYNHLNERRSVRTFSTAPVPKEVIDNIIMAASTAPSGAHKQPWTFCAVSNAGLKTQIRIAAEKEEQENYEGRMSERWRKDLEHLGTDEHKPFLEDAPWLIAVFKRAYEVEESGEKHNNYYVNESVGIACGMLISAIHNAGLVTLTHTPSPMNFLTGLLDRPGNERAFLLLPVGYAAEPSYVPDIHRKTLEEIAAFYL is encoded by the coding sequence ATGGAAAAAACAGACAGCATTTTCATCAACGGACATCGTCACCTGAGGTATAATGGTCAATCGTTAACTCCCGGTGAATCCATTGAACGCAGTAAGTCGTTTTACAATCACCTCAACGAGCGCAGATCGGTACGTACCTTTTCCACTGCTCCCGTTCCGAAAGAAGTGATCGACAATATCATCATGGCGGCATCAACGGCACCGTCGGGTGCGCACAAACAACCGTGGACTTTCTGCGCGGTGTCCAATGCCGGACTCAAAACGCAGATCAGAATTGCGGCCGAAAAAGAAGAACAGGAAAACTACGAAGGCCGGATGAGTGAACGCTGGCGCAAAGATCTGGAGCACCTGGGCACCGATGAACACAAACCGTTTCTCGAAGACGCTCCCTGGCTTATCGCGGTATTCAAGCGGGCTTATGAAGTAGAAGAATCAGGCGAAAAGCACAATAACTATTACGTGAATGAATCGGTTGGTATTGCCTGCGGAATGCTCATTTCAGCCATTCACAACGCCGGTTTGGTAACACTCACGCATACACCAAGTCCTATGAACTTTCTCACCGGATTGCTGGATCGCCCGGGAAACGAACGTGCCTTTTTATTATTACCTGTTGGTTATGCCGCAGAACCATCCTATGTGCCGGATATTCATCGTAAAACGCTGGAAGAGATTGCCGCTTTTTATCTCTGA
- a CDS encoding VOC family protein, translated as MITINPYLNFLGNTEEAFLFYKSVFGGEFTTFQRFSDIPGAADNLPEGDKHKLMHVALPIGKACVLMGTDALESAGHQVTMGNNISLSIDAESEAHADQLYAALSQNGVAEMPMEKTFWGAYFGMCDDQFGIKWMINYDYPKN; from the coding sequence ATGATTACAATAAACCCGTACTTAAACTTCTTGGGCAACACCGAAGAAGCGTTTTTGTTTTATAAATCCGTTTTCGGCGGAGAATTCACCACCTTTCAGCGTTTCAGTGACATTCCCGGCGCGGCGGATAACCTGCCCGAGGGCGACAAACATAAACTGATGCACGTAGCCTTGCCAATCGGTAAAGCGTGTGTGCTGATGGGAACCGACGCGCTTGAATCTGCCGGACACCAGGTAACGATGGGCAACAACATTTCGTTGTCGATTGATGCGGAAAGTGAAGCCCATGCCGATCAACTCTACGCGGCGCTTTCACAAAACGGTGTAGCCGAAATGCCGATGGAAAAAACCTTCTGGGGCGCTTATTTTGGTATGTGCGACGACCAGTTTGGGATTAAATGGATGATTAATTATGATTACCCCAAGAACTAA
- a CDS encoding thymidylate synthase, translated as MKQYHDLLQHILDNGTAKGDRTGTGTLSTFGYQMRFNLADGFPVLTTKKLHLRSIIHELLWFLKGDTNIQYLKDNNVSIWDEWADENGNLGPVYGYQWRSWPTPDGRHIDQITNVVDQIKHNPDSRRMIVSAWNVAYVDEMALPPCHTMFQFYVAEGKLSCQLYQRSADTFLGVPFNIASYALLTMMMAQVCGLQPGEFIHTLGDAHLYNNHLEQAQLQLTRDFRALPQMKINPEVTDLFAFTIDDFELVNYDPHPHIKAAVAV; from the coding sequence ATGAAGCAATATCACGATTTATTACAGCATATCCTTGATAACGGTACCGCGAAAGGCGACCGCACAGGAACAGGAACTTTGTCTACTTTCGGTTACCAGATGCGGTTTAACCTGGCCGACGGTTTCCCGGTCCTGACGACTAAAAAGCTGCATTTGCGATCGATCATTCATGAGTTGTTGTGGTTCCTGAAAGGCGATACCAACATTCAGTACCTGAAAGATAATAACGTGAGTATCTGGGACGAATGGGCGGATGAAAACGGAAATCTTGGCCCGGTTTACGGTTACCAGTGGCGTTCGTGGCCTACGCCTGATGGCCGGCACATTGATCAGATCACGAATGTGGTGGACCAGATCAAACACAACCCTGATTCGCGCCGTATGATCGTGAGCGCCTGGAATGTAGCTTACGTGGATGAAATGGCATTACCGCCGTGTCACACGATGTTCCAATTTTATGTTGCGGAAGGGAAACTAAGCTGTCAGCTTTACCAACGTTCGGCGGATACGTTTTTAGGTGTTCCGTTCAACATTGCTTCCTATGCTCTTTTGACAATGATGATGGCGCAGGTGTGTGGTTTGCAACCCGGAGAGTTTATTCACACGCTGGGTGATGCGCATTTGTACAACAATCACCTCGAGCAGGCGCAATTGCAACTCACGCGTGATTTCAGGGCGTTACCGCAAATGAAGATCAATCCTGAGGTGACTGATTTATTTGCCTTTACAATCGATGATTTTGAGTTGGTGAATTATGATCCGCATCCGCATATTAAAGCAGCGGTCGCCGTTTAA
- a CDS encoding MFS transporter produces MQLSIKNRLIFMSFMQFFVWGAWLITIANYWFDTKKWGGAEFGAAFSTLGFASIFMPTITGIIADRWINAERLYGILHLLGAGALLCIPMVDDPGTFFWVMFLTMICYMPTISLSNSVAYNILKSNNYDVIKTFPPIRVWGTIGFIAAMWVTNLTGSKAGVGQFYIAAGAAIVLAIYSFTLPACPPHKDPEKKSFSAMFGLDAFRLFTNYKMLLFFFFSMFLGAALQLTNMYGDTFLSDFQKVPQYFNSFVTEYSTIIMSISQVSETLFILAIPFFLKRFGIKRVMLISLFAWVLRFALFAYGNPHDGLWMIILSCIVYGMAFDFFNVSGSLFIETNTDSKIRSSAQGLFMMMTNGFGAVLGSTISGYLIDKFFTFRFSTPTHLLSFLKTTPDNPAYRELIKFNEVLPNNTYKSVVEIKDWQPIWISFAAYALVIAVLFAVLFRHKHTPGELENVQH; encoded by the coding sequence ATGCAACTTTCCATCAAGAATCGCTTAATCTTCATGAGTTTTATGCAATTCTTTGTATGGGGCGCATGGCTGATTACGATTGCCAATTATTGGTTCGATACAAAAAAATGGGGTGGCGCCGAATTCGGTGCTGCTTTCTCAACCCTTGGGTTTGCTTCCATCTTTATGCCCACTATTACCGGAATCATAGCCGACCGCTGGATCAATGCCGAGCGCTTATACGGAATTCTTCATTTACTGGGCGCAGGTGCCTTGCTTTGCATTCCGATGGTGGATGATCCCGGCACTTTTTTCTGGGTCATGTTCCTTACCATGATCTGTTATATGCCAACTATTTCGTTGTCGAACTCGGTAGCTTATAATATTTTGAAATCCAACAACTACGATGTCATCAAGACGTTTCCGCCTATCCGGGTTTGGGGAACGATCGGTTTCATTGCAGCGATGTGGGTCACCAATCTTACGGGAAGTAAAGCCGGTGTGGGACAGTTTTACATTGCTGCGGGTGCTGCTATTGTACTGGCGATTTATTCCTTCACACTACCTGCCTGTCCGCCACACAAAGATCCTGAGAAAAAATCGTTCTCGGCAATGTTCGGACTGGATGCCTTCCGCCTGTTTACCAACTACAAAATGCTCCTGTTCTTCTTTTTCTCGATGTTCTTGGGAGCAGCATTGCAGTTGACCAACATGTATGGAGATACTTTTCTTTCCGATTTTCAGAAGGTTCCGCAATACTTCAACTCATTTGTAACGGAATATTCGACCATCATCATGTCGATTTCGCAGGTTTCGGAAACGCTGTTCATTTTGGCGATCCCATTCTTTTTAAAACGCTTCGGAATTAAACGGGTGATGCTCATCAGTTTGTTTGCATGGGTGTTGCGATTTGCGTTGTTTGCTTATGGAAATCCGCACGATGGTTTGTGGATGATCATTCTTTCCTGCATTGTTTATGGAATGGCATTTGACTTCTTCAATGTTTCGGGATCACTGTTCATTGAAACCAATACCGACAGTAAGATCCGTTCGAGCGCACAGGGATTGTTTATGATGATGACCAATGGTTTTGGAGCGGTTTTAGGAAGTACGATCAGCGGTTACCTGATCGACAAATTTTTCACGTTCCGGTTTTCGACTCCGACACATTTGTTATCGTTTCTGAAAACAACTCCCGATAATCCGGCATATAGGGAACTGATCAAATTCAACGAAGTACTTCCAAACAACACATATAAATCGGTTGTGGAGATCAAAGACTGGCAACCGATCTGGATTTCCTTTGCGGCTTACGCTTTGGTAATCGCAGTTTTGTTTGCGGTGCTGTTCCGGCACAAGCATACTCCGGGTGAACTGGAGAACGTGCAGCATTAA
- a CDS encoding site-specific integrase: protein MNKQKTIAEIVVLWKADKKQYVKKSSFSAYTLLIENHLLTEFRDRHQLEESEIQAFVFRKLEQGLSQKTVKDILIVLKMILKFGSKNKWIEYQPFDLQFPTVREKHTVEVLSRTHQRKVMLHIQEHFTFRNLGVYICLSSGIRIGEICALTWEDIDTDNGVIKVRRTIQRIYTIEEDIRKTELLLDTPKTKNSIREIPMSKELLKMLKPMKKIVNNSFFVLTNDAKPTEPRTYRAYYKNLMEKLEIPALKFHGLRHSFATRCIESNCDYKTVSVLLGHSNISTTLNLYVHPNLEQKKKAIEQMFRGLK, encoded by the coding sequence ATGAACAAACAAAAAACAATTGCGGAAATCGTAGTTCTCTGGAAAGCAGATAAAAAACAGTATGTCAAAAAATCAAGTTTTTCGGCATACACCCTTTTGATTGAAAATCATTTGTTAACTGAATTCAGAGACAGGCATCAGTTGGAAGAATCGGAGATACAGGCGTTTGTATTCCGGAAACTGGAACAGGGGTTGAGTCAGAAAACGGTAAAAGATATTCTGATTGTATTGAAAATGATTCTCAAATTCGGATCGAAGAATAAATGGATCGAGTACCAGCCGTTTGATCTTCAATTCCCGACAGTGCGAGAGAAGCATACTGTTGAGGTATTGAGCCGTACGCATCAGCGAAAAGTGATGTTACATATCCAGGAACATTTTACGTTTCGAAACCTGGGGGTTTACATCTGCCTTTCCTCGGGTATTCGGATCGGTGAAATTTGTGCGCTAACCTGGGAAGACATAGATACGGATAATGGTGTGATTAAAGTCAGAAGAACGATACAACGCATTTATACGATTGAAGAAGATATCCGGAAAACTGAATTGCTGCTTGATACGCCTAAAACCAAAAACTCTATTCGGGAAATCCCCATGAGTAAAGAACTATTAAAAATGCTGAAACCGATGAAGAAAATTGTCAATAACTCATTTTTTGTTCTCACCAATGACGCCAAACCAACCGAACCCAGAACGTACAGGGCCTATTATAAAAACCTGATGGAAAAGTTGGAAATACCGGCGCTTAAGTTTCATGGATTGAGACACAGTTTTGCGACCAGGTGCATTGAAAGTAACTGTGATTATAAAACAGTCAGCGTTCTGTTGGGGCATTCCAATATCAGCACGACTTTAAACCTATATGTACATCCGAATCTGGAACAAAAAAAGAAAGCAATTGAGCAAATGTTTCGCGGTCTGAAGTAG
- a CDS encoding type I restriction-modification system subunit M, which produces MSEDQKKALEQQLWNIANTLRGKMNADEFRDYILGFIFYKYLSEKMEIFANEILKQDKITFHEITSQTAQASEFLDAIKEEALEKLGYFLKPEELFTQVAKRGQGDNDEVGQFDEAKTNFILEDLQKILLNIQLSTMGTDSEEDFEDLFSDMDLNSQKLGKTPEARNATIAKILSHLNKIDFNLEQTELDVLGDAYEYLIGQFASGAGKKAGEFYTPQEVSMILAKIVTIGKHKLRSVYDPACGSGSLLLRVAREVKDVTMFYGQELNRTTYNLARMNMILHGVHYRDFDIKQEDTLEHPQHLEDLPFEAIVANPPFSANWSANPLFTSDDRFSQYGKLAPASKADFAFVQHMIYHLAENGTMAVVLPHGVLFRGAAEQHIRRFLIENKNYLDAVIGLPANIFYGTSIPTCILVFKKCRDTPDDILFIDASNDFEKVKTQNVLREEHIDKIIDTYKERKVIEKYSYRASLKEVADNDYNLNIPRYVDTFEEEEAIDIQAVMREINELEAKRAELDREIAGYFEELGIGVLNTAEL; this is translated from the coding sequence ATGTCAGAAGATCAGAAGAAAGCCCTGGAACAACAGCTTTGGAATATTGCCAATACCCTGAGGGGGAAGATGAACGCCGATGAATTTCGCGATTATATTTTGGGATTTATTTTCTACAAATACCTGAGCGAGAAAATGGAGATTTTCGCGAACGAGATCCTGAAGCAGGATAAAATCACGTTTCACGAAATTACTTCTCAAACAGCTCAGGCAAGTGAGTTTTTGGATGCAATTAAGGAAGAAGCACTCGAAAAACTCGGCTATTTTCTGAAACCCGAAGAATTGTTTACTCAGGTTGCCAAGCGGGGACAAGGAGACAATGACGAAGTGGGGCAGTTCGACGAAGCGAAAACCAATTTCATTTTAGAGGACTTGCAAAAAATCCTGTTGAATATCCAATTGAGTACAATGGGTACAGACAGCGAAGAAGATTTTGAAGATCTTTTTTCGGACATGGACCTGAACAGTCAAAAGCTCGGGAAAACACCAGAAGCAAGAAATGCCACGATTGCGAAGATCCTAAGTCACCTAAATAAAATTGATTTTAACCTCGAACAGACGGAATTAGATGTACTGGGTGACGCTTACGAGTACCTGATCGGTCAATTTGCCAGCGGAGCTGGGAAAAAGGCCGGCGAATTTTACACACCGCAAGAGGTGTCGATGATCTTGGCAAAGATCGTCACCATTGGCAAACACAAATTGAGATCGGTTTATGATCCTGCTTGCGGATCAGGGTCATTGTTACTTCGTGTGGCGCGCGAGGTAAAAGATGTGACGATGTTTTACGGTCAGGAACTGAACCGCACTACGTACAACCTAGCCCGGATGAACATGATTTTGCACGGTGTGCATTACCGTGACTTCGACATCAAACAGGAAGACACACTAGAACATCCGCAGCATTTAGAAGATTTACCATTTGAGGCAATAGTGGCCAATCCTCCGTTTTCTGCTAATTGGAGCGCGAACCCGCTTTTTACAAGCGATGACCGCTTTAGTCAATATGGGAAGTTAGCTCCGGCCAGTAAAGCAGATTTTGCGTTTGTACAGCACATGATTTACCATTTGGCCGAAAATGGAACCATGGCTGTCGTTTTACCTCACGGCGTATTGTTCAGAGGTGCAGCAGAACAGCACATCCGCAGGTTCCTGATTGAAAACAAAAACTACCTCGATGCCGTGATCGGCTTACCGGCGAATATTTTCTACGGAACCAGCATTCCTACCTGCATTTTGGTGTTCAAAAAATGCCGCGATACGCCCGATGATATTTTGTTCATTGATGCCAGCAACGATTTTGAAAAAGTAAAAACACAGAATGTCTTACGTGAAGAACATATTGACAAAATCATTGACACCTACAAAGAACGTAAAGTAATAGAAAAGTATAGTTATCGTGCATCGTTAAAGGAAGTTGCAGACAATGATTATAATCTCAATATCCCGCGTTATGTGGACACGTTTGAAGAAGAAGAGGCTATAGATATACAGGCCGTCATGCGCGAAATAAACGAACTCGAAGCCAAACGCGCTGAGCTGGACCGAGAGATCGCCGGTTATTTCGAGGAATTAGGGATTGGTGTTTTAAATACTGCTGAATTATGA